The genomic segment TAACTGCCTTTCATCGTCTCTCCAATCTTTAGCAACCTTTACCCGTAAGTTTAGGTAAACCTTTTTGCCTGTAAAGTCTTCTATGTCTTTCCTGGCTTCGGTTCCTGTTTTTTTTATGGCGTGGCCCTGCCTGCCCAGGATAATTCCTTTCTGGGATTCCCTCGCGACATATATCCAGGCGCTTATCCTCAGAATGTCACTGTCTTCTTTGTATTCATCAATTATAACCTCAGTTGAATAGGGTATTTCCTTCTGATAATTCAGCAGGATCTTTTCTCGGATGATCTCGGAAACAAAAAAACGCATGGTCTTATCCGTGAGCGTGTCTTTGGGATAATATGCCGGTGATTCAGGAAGTTTGTCGAGCAAGGTTTGCAATACCTTTTCAATGTTGAATTTTAATAAGGCTGAAACCGGAATTACTTCCGCTTCAGGTAGAAGGGCCTGCCAGCGCTGCATTTCTTCTTCAACAACTACCTGGTTGGATAAGTCTATTTTATTGATAACTACAATCACCGGAATTTTTGTTTCTCTCAGTTTTTCAGGAAGACCTTCAAGCTCATTTTTATCCGCCGGTGTGGTTATAAAAAGAAAGATGTCGGCATCCTGCATGGCTTCGTTGACCGATTTCATCATCGATTGATGAAGTTTATAATGCGGTTTCAGGATCCCGGGTGTGTCGGAAAAGACAATCTGATAATTTGTGTCACTTAAAATACCCAGGATGCGATGCCGGGTCGTTTGCACCTTATTGGTTATGATACTGAGTTTCTCCCCAACGAGAGCATTCATCAGGGTGGATTTCCCCACATTGGGGAAACCGATAATATTCACAAATCCGGCCTTATGGGTCATTTTTTCTGTAAAAGTAGGAAATATCTGAACTGTATTTTCTTATCAATGCATTGGTATACCGTAAAATAAAAACCTCACATGATCATGTGAGGCTTCCTTGTCGTAGCGGGGGCTGGATTCGAACCAACGACCTTCGGGTTATGAGCCCGACGAGCTACCACTGCTCCACCCCGCAATGTTGTTTTCGGCTGCAAATGTAGTGATTTTATTCCATCCCGCAATGCATAAGAAAAAAAAACCGGCGAATTGCTTCCACCGGCTTTGTTTAACCTAAAAATATTATGCTTTCAGAGCTATGGTTTATGATAAAACCTTCCTTCCCTTTATGATAATAAAGGCTACTGTTTGTTTTTCTTAATCCTGCATTTCCTGAAAAGAAAATACTTCATTACTTAAGTTTAATCTCGTACCCGTCTTTAACGCAAATAGGACAATTTGTATTCCTGACTGTTGAGATGTATCCGCAACGATCGCACTTGTAGTACTTGTAGTATTTGGGCTTTCTGGAAATGGGACTGATTCTGATTCCTAATTTCATAGCTA from the Bacteroidota bacterium genome contains:
- the era gene encoding GTPase Era, with product MTHKAGFVNIIGFPNVGKSTLMNALVGEKLSIITNKVQTTRHRILGILSDTNYQIVFSDTPGILKPHYKLHQSMMKSVNEAMQDADIFLFITTPADKNELEGLPEKLRETKIPVIVVINKIDLSNQVVVEEEMQRWQALLPEAEVIPVSALLKFNIEKVLQTLLDKLPESPAYYPKDTLTDKTMRFFVSEIIREKILLNYQKEIPYSTEVIIDEYKEDSDILRISAWIYVARESQKGIILGRQGHAIKKTGTEARKDIEDFTGKKVYLNLRVKVAKDWRDDERQLKWFGYD